Proteins encoded together in one Variovorax paradoxus window:
- a CDS encoding polyhydroxyalkanoate depolymerase — translation MLYQLYEAQRSLMEPFSDFAQAASKLYGQGAVWGQLPMAQRMAAGYDLLYRLGKDYEKPEFNIKSVKVDGDDVVIQEVVELDKPFCELRRFKRFTDEPHTLKTLKSQPVVLIVAPLSGHYATLLRDTVRTMLQDHKVYITDWKNARLVPLSQGEFHLDDYINYVQEFIRRLQAEYGNCHVVSVCQPTVPVLAAVSLMASRGEPLPLTMTMMGGPIDARKSPTAVNNLAMNKSYEWFENNVIYRVPQGFPGEGRRVYPGFLQHTGFVAMNPDRHASSHYDYFKDLIKGDDASAEAHRKFYDEYNAVLDMDADYYLDTIRTVFQQFELVNGTWDVKNPKGQIERVRPQDIHSTALLTVEGELDDISGSGQTEAAHSLCTGIDDAQREHYEVKGAGHYGIFSGRRWRELVYPKVQKFIAAHDQPQRRAGAREALPAEDRIKPGRKTVAVAAKKNVAAKKAVAVAAVKKPAARRK, via the coding sequence ATGCTTTATCAACTCTACGAAGCCCAGCGTTCCTTGATGGAACCGTTTTCGGACTTCGCGCAAGCGGCCTCCAAGCTCTATGGCCAAGGCGCGGTGTGGGGCCAGTTGCCCATGGCACAGCGCATGGCCGCAGGCTACGACCTGCTCTATCGCCTGGGCAAGGACTACGAAAAGCCTGAGTTCAACATCAAGTCGGTGAAGGTCGACGGCGACGACGTCGTGATCCAGGAAGTCGTCGAGCTCGACAAGCCTTTCTGCGAGTTGCGCCGCTTCAAGCGCTTTACCGACGAGCCGCACACTCTCAAGACACTCAAGAGCCAGCCCGTGGTGCTGATCGTGGCGCCGCTCTCGGGCCACTACGCCACGCTGCTGCGCGACACCGTGCGCACCATGCTGCAAGACCACAAGGTCTACATCACCGACTGGAAGAACGCGCGCCTCGTGCCGCTGTCGCAGGGCGAGTTCCACCTGGACGACTACATCAACTACGTGCAGGAGTTCATCCGCCGGCTGCAGGCCGAATACGGCAACTGCCACGTGGTGAGCGTGTGCCAGCCGACCGTGCCAGTGCTGGCGGCCGTGTCGCTCATGGCAAGCCGCGGCGAGCCGCTGCCGCTCACCATGACCATGATGGGCGGCCCCATCGACGCCCGCAAGTCGCCCACCGCGGTGAACAACCTTGCAATGAACAAGAGCTACGAGTGGTTCGAGAACAACGTGATCTACCGGGTGCCGCAAGGCTTTCCGGGTGAAGGCCGCCGCGTGTATCCGGGCTTCCTGCAGCACACGGGTTTCGTGGCGATGAACCCCGACCGGCATGCCAGCAGCCACTACGACTACTTCAAGGACCTGATCAAGGGCGATGACGCGAGCGCCGAGGCCCACCGCAAGTTCTACGACGAGTACAACGCGGTGCTCGACATGGACGCCGATTACTACCTGGACACCATTCGCACCGTGTTCCAGCAGTTCGAGCTCGTGAACGGCACCTGGGACGTGAAGAACCCCAAGGGCCAGATCGAGCGCGTGCGCCCGCAAGACATTCATTCCACCGCCCTGCTCACCGTCGAGGGTGAGCTCGACGACATTTCGGGCTCGGGCCAGACCGAGGCCGCGCACAGCCTGTGCACCGGCATCGACGACGCGCAGCGCGAGCACTACGAAGTCAAGGGCGCGGGCCACTATGGCATCTTCAGCGGCCGCCGCTGGCGCGAACTGGTCTATCCCAAGGTGCAGAAATTCATCGCCGCCCACGACCAGCCCCAGCGGCGCGCCGGCGCACGCGAGGCCCTGCCGGCCGAAGACCGCATCAAGCCCGGGCGAAAGACGGTTGCCGTGGCCGCCAAGAAGAATGTCGCAGCCAAGAAAGCGGTGGCCGTTGCAGCCGTGAAGAAGCCCGCGGCACGCAGGAAGTGA
- the uvrB gene encoding excinuclease ABC subunit UvrB, giving the protein MPENNEAIADLKKLDPIGPAKQGEFIKYPGSPFELFQPYPPAGDQPKAIDGLVEGVLDGEVFQTLLGVTGSGKTFTMANVIARLGRPAIVFAPNKTLAAQLYSEFREFFPKNAVEYFVSYYDYYQPEAYVPQRDLFIEKDSSINEHIEQMRLSATKSVLERRDTVIVATVSAIYGIGTPEDYTQMRFIMRVGDKIGQRDVIGRLIRMQYTRNEQDFSRGTFRVRGDTIDVFPAEHSELAIRIELFDDEIESLQLFDPLTGRIRQKIPRFTVYPSSHYVTPRDKVLGAVETIKIELAERLKEFVSQGKLVEAQRLEQRTRFDLEMLAEIGHCKGIENYTRHLSGAAPGQPPATLTDYLPKDALMFLDESHQMVGQLSAMYNGDRARKTTLVEYGFRLPSALDNRPLKLEEFETRMRQCIFVSATPAQYEKDHAGNVVEQLVRPTGLIDPEVEVRPATHQVDDVLSEIRIRVEKNERVLITTLTKRMAEQLTDYLGDNGVKVRYLHSDVDTVERVEILRDLRLGTFDVLVGINLLREGLDIPEVSLVAILDADKEGFLRAERSLIQTIGRAARNLNGKAILYADRMTDSMKKAIDETERRRARQIAYNEANGITPRSIVKQVRDLIDGVYSEKTGKEMAKLDLERAKVEDMSEKDIAREIKRLEKLMLEHARNLEFEKAARVRDQLALLREQAFGASGGDNIAVLPS; this is encoded by the coding sequence ATGCCAGAGAACAACGAAGCCATAGCAGACCTGAAGAAACTGGACCCGATCGGTCCGGCCAAGCAGGGCGAATTCATCAAGTATCCCGGTTCGCCATTCGAGCTTTTCCAGCCCTATCCGCCGGCCGGAGACCAGCCGAAGGCCATCGACGGGCTGGTGGAGGGCGTGCTCGACGGCGAGGTGTTCCAGACGCTGCTGGGCGTGACGGGCTCGGGCAAGACCTTTACCATGGCCAACGTGATTGCGCGCCTGGGCCGCCCGGCCATCGTTTTTGCGCCCAACAAGACGCTGGCGGCGCAGCTCTACAGCGAGTTTCGCGAGTTCTTTCCCAAGAACGCAGTCGAGTACTTCGTGAGCTATTACGACTACTACCAGCCCGAGGCCTACGTGCCCCAGCGCGACCTGTTCATCGAGAAGGACTCGTCGATCAACGAGCACATCGAGCAGATGCGGCTTTCAGCCACCAAGAGCGTGCTGGAGCGGCGCGACACGGTCATCGTGGCCACGGTGAGCGCCATTTACGGCATCGGCACGCCCGAGGACTACACGCAGATGCGTTTCATCATGCGGGTGGGCGACAAGATCGGCCAGCGCGACGTGATCGGGCGGCTGATCCGCATGCAGTACACCCGCAACGAGCAGGACTTTTCGCGCGGCACCTTCCGCGTGCGCGGCGACACGATCGACGTGTTTCCGGCCGAGCACAGCGAGCTGGCGATCCGCATCGAGCTGTTCGACGACGAGATCGAGTCGCTGCAGCTCTTCGATCCGCTTACCGGGCGCATCCGGCAGAAGATTCCGCGCTTTACGGTGTATCCGTCGAGCCACTATGTGACCCCGCGCGACAAGGTGCTGGGCGCGGTGGAAACCATCAAGATCGAACTGGCCGAGCGGCTCAAGGAGTTCGTCAGCCAGGGCAAGCTGGTGGAGGCGCAGCGGCTGGAGCAGCGCACCCGCTTCGACCTGGAAATGCTGGCCGAAATCGGCCACTGCAAGGGCATCGAGAACTACACGCGCCACCTTTCGGGCGCGGCGCCGGGCCAGCCGCCGGCCACGCTGACCGACTACCTGCCGAAAGACGCCTTGATGTTCCTGGACGAGAGCCACCAGATGGTCGGCCAGCTCAGTGCCATGTACAACGGCGACCGGGCGCGCAAGACCACGCTGGTCGAATACGGCTTCCGCTTGCCAAGCGCCTTGGACAACCGGCCGCTCAAGCTGGAGGAGTTCGAAACGCGCATGCGCCAGTGCATCTTCGTTTCGGCCACTCCGGCGCAGTACGAAAAGGACCATGCCGGCAACGTGGTCGAGCAGTTGGTTCGGCCGACCGGCCTGATCGACCCCGAAGTGGAGGTGCGCCCCGCCACGCACCAAGTGGACGACGTGCTGAGCGAGATCCGCATCCGGGTGGAAAAGAACGAGCGCGTGCTCATCACCACGCTGACCAAGCGCATGGCCGAGCAGCTGACCGACTACCTGGGCGACAACGGCGTGAAGGTGCGCTATCTCCACAGCGACGTCGATACTGTGGAGCGGGTCGAAATATTGCGCGACCTGCGGCTGGGCACTTTCGACGTGCTGGTGGGCATCAACCTGCTGCGGGAAGGCCTGGACATTCCGGAGGTGTCGCTCGTCGCCATCCTGGATGCCGACAAGGAAGGTTTTCTGCGCGCCGAGCGTTCGCTCATCCAGACCATCGGCCGCGCGGCCCGAAACCTGAACGGCAAGGCCATCCTGTATGCCGACCGGATGACCGACTCGATGAAAAAGGCGATCGACGAGACCGAACGCCGCCGCGCCCGGCAGATTGCCTACAACGAGGCCAACGGCATCACGCCGCGCAGCATCGTCAAGCAGGTGCGGGACCTGATCGACGGCGTCTACAGCGAGAAAACCGGCAAGGAAATGGCCAAGCTCGACCTGGAACGCGCCAAGGTCGAGGACATGAGCGAAAAGGACATCGCCCGGGAAATCAAGCGGCTCGAAAAGCTCATGCTCGAGCACGC
- a CDS encoding LysE family translocator: MTPDTLLIYVVASLALAVIPGPTMLLALSNGIDGGMRRASWGIAGASLGSVTLITVVALGLGSLLAASELLFNAIRVAGVAYLVWLGIKLWRSDATDLGEALAKSAIEVRPHGRIALVRSLLVALSNPKTVLFFAAFLPQFIDITKPQGTQYLLLGSIFVALDTCVMLAYAAAGTQAVRWLSRRGLKVLNRSCAAGMWLLAATLAFWRRPGT, from the coding sequence ATGACACCCGACACCCTGCTCATCTATGTGGTTGCCTCGCTCGCACTGGCCGTGATTCCCGGCCCCACGATGCTGCTGGCGCTGTCCAACGGCATCGATGGCGGCATGCGCCGCGCGAGCTGGGGCATTGCGGGTGCATCGCTCGGCAGCGTCACGCTCATTACGGTGGTCGCGCTCGGGCTCGGCTCGCTGCTGGCCGCATCGGAACTGCTCTTCAACGCGATTCGCGTGGCGGGCGTCGCCTACCTGGTGTGGCTCGGCATCAAGCTGTGGCGCAGCGACGCCACCGACCTGGGCGAGGCGCTGGCCAAGTCCGCCATCGAGGTTCGTCCGCACGGACGCATTGCGCTTGTGCGCAGCCTGCTGGTTGCGCTTTCGAATCCCAAGACCGTGTTGTTCTTCGCGGCCTTTCTGCCGCAGTTCATCGACATCACCAAGCCGCAAGGCACGCAGTACCTGCTGCTGGGTTCGATCTTCGTCGCGCTCGACACCTGCGTGATGCTGGCCTACGCGGCCGCCGGCACGCAGGCCGTGCGCTGGCTCTCGCGGCGCGGCCTCAAGGTGCTGAACCGCAGCTGCGCGGCCGGCATGTGGCTGCTGGCGGCCACGCTGGCCTTCTGGCGCCGTCCGGGCACCTGA
- a CDS encoding RnfABCDGE type electron transport complex subunit B produces the protein MNGLAARIHNALPQTQCTRCGYPDCAGYAQAVADGEAGINQCPPGGAEGIARLAQLTGREQVPLDPRFGTEGPRAMAVIDEAWCIGCTLCLDACPTDAIVGINKRMHTVIEAHCTGCELCIPVCPVDCISLEVETPGRTGWAAWSQAQAEAALKRYQLHGEHRRIAKRIEEPEPAAAEPQAADTRKRSIVEAALARARAAQQRPPTAKP, from the coding sequence GTGAACGGGCTGGCCGCGCGCATTCACAACGCACTGCCGCAAACGCAGTGCACGCGTTGCGGCTACCCCGATTGCGCGGGCTATGCGCAGGCCGTGGCCGACGGAGAAGCCGGCATCAACCAGTGCCCGCCCGGCGGCGCGGAAGGCATTGCCAGGCTCGCGCAGCTCACGGGCCGCGAACAGGTGCCGCTCGATCCCCGGTTCGGCACCGAAGGCCCACGCGCCATGGCGGTGATCGACGAGGCCTGGTGCATCGGCTGCACGCTCTGCCTCGATGCCTGCCCCACCGATGCCATCGTGGGCATCAACAAGCGCATGCACACGGTCATCGAAGCGCACTGCACGGGCTGCGAGCTCTGCATTCCGGTCTGCCCCGTCGATTGCATCTCGCTCGAGGTTGAAACGCCGGGCCGTACAGGCTGGGCCGCATGGTCGCAAGCGCAGGCAGAGGCGGCATTGAAGCGCTACCAGCTGCATGGCGAGCATCGCCGCATCGCCAAGCGAATCGAAGAACCTGAACCCGCCGCCGCTGAGCCGCAAGCCGCCGACACGCGCAAGCGCTCCATCGTCGAAGCAGCCCTGGCGCGAGCCCGCGCCGCCCAGCAACGCCCACCCACCGCCAAGCCATGA